A single window of Granulicella sibirica DNA harbors:
- a CDS encoding amidohydrolase family protein has translation MSDFLWFSGRVALVGMALGCRAFGQTAASRDVDAGLAAQIAAIRAFDDHAHPVLPPPADKADREFDALPVDNMEAETDTVAWRADDPQLVGAWKALWGFDGVAPLDGVGVGKLAAAKAAVKAREGAGFDAWVLDQAGIGVMVANRVAMSGAEGAALDKARFRWVPYADALLFPLDNAELAAESPDKKLFFPMEDRVRERYLKAVGMGGVPATLEEYLSQVVTPTLKAQKAGGAVAEKFEVAYLRGFDFSDPTQMEAEKIYAKWRGQSYPNEADYKVLQDFLFRYIARECGRLGMAVHLHAMAGGGGYFGVAGANPLLLEPLFDDARLRKTKFVLLHGGWPFVREAGALLQKPNVYLDLSQETLTFSPRTLSGWLREWLETYPEKVLFGTDGYPYSDGMGWEESTWIASKNGREALGLALTGMMRDGEVTRARAEAIAAMVMRGSAEGLYGK, from the coding sequence GTGAGCGACTTCTTGTGGTTTTCGGGGCGGGTGGCGCTGGTTGGGATGGCGCTTGGGTGTCGGGCGTTTGGGCAGACGGCGGCGTCGCGAGATGTGGATGCGGGGCTGGCGGCTCAGATAGCGGCGATCAGGGCGTTTGACGATCATGCGCATCCGGTTTTGCCGCCTCCGGCGGATAAGGCGGATCGGGAGTTCGATGCGCTGCCGGTCGACAACATGGAGGCGGAGACGGATACGGTGGCCTGGCGGGCGGATGATCCGCAACTGGTTGGAGCGTGGAAGGCGCTTTGGGGGTTTGATGGGGTTGCTCCGCTGGATGGGGTTGGGGTGGGGAAGCTGGCGGCGGCGAAGGCGGCGGTGAAGGCTCGGGAGGGTGCGGGGTTCGACGCGTGGGTGCTGGACCAGGCGGGGATCGGGGTGATGGTGGCGAACCGGGTGGCTATGTCAGGGGCTGAGGGAGCGGCACTCGATAAGGCTCGGTTCCGGTGGGTGCCTTATGCGGATGCTCTGCTGTTTCCGCTGGATAATGCGGAGCTTGCGGCGGAGAGTCCGGATAAGAAGCTGTTCTTTCCGATGGAGGACCGGGTTCGGGAGCGGTATCTGAAGGCCGTTGGGATGGGGGGCGTTCCGGCGACGCTGGAGGAGTATCTGTCGCAGGTGGTGACGCCTACGCTGAAGGCGCAGAAGGCGGGTGGGGCGGTGGCGGAGAAGTTCGAGGTGGCTTACCTGCGGGGATTCGATTTCAGCGACCCCACGCAGATGGAGGCCGAGAAGATTTATGCGAAGTGGCGGGGCCAGAGTTATCCGAACGAGGCGGATTACAAGGTGCTGCAGGATTTCCTGTTCCGGTATATCGCGCGGGAGTGTGGGCGGCTGGGGATGGCGGTGCATCTGCACGCGATGGCGGGTGGGGGTGGGTATTTCGGGGTGGCGGGGGCGAATCCTTTGCTGCTGGAGCCGCTGTTCGATGATGCGCGGTTGAGGAAGACGAAGTTTGTTCTGCTGCATGGGGGGTGGCCATTTGTGCGGGAGGCGGGGGCTCTGCTGCAGAAGCCGAATGTGTATCTGGACCTTTCGCAGGAGACGCTGACGTTTTCGCCGAGGACGCTGAGCGGGTGGCTAAGAGAGTGGTTGGAGACGTATCCGGAGAAGGTGTTGTTTGGGACGGATGGGTATCCGTACTCGGACGGGATGGGTTGGGAGGAGTCGACGTGGATTGCGAGTAAGAACGGGCGGGAGGCTCTGGGGCTGGCGCTGACGGGGATGATGCGGGATGGGGAGGTGACGCGGGCGCGGGCGGAGGCGATTGCGGCGATGGTGATGCGCGGGTCGGCGGAGGGTCTGTATGGCAAGTAG
- a CDS encoding type II toxin-antitoxin system RelE/ParE family toxin has translation MTVDSERIFKTAWFAKASRKARITDDELCSAMHQVMLGQADDLGGGVFKKRLGRNLFRSLIVAKGRQYWIYTYLFAKKDRANIDEDELRSFKALAELYARKTDKDLTRELQLQELVEICQ, from the coding sequence ATGACGGTCGACTCGGAACGCATCTTCAAAACAGCTTGGTTTGCGAAAGCTTCAAGGAAAGCGCGTATCACCGACGACGAGCTTTGCTCAGCGATGCATCAGGTCATGTTGGGCCAGGCAGACGATCTTGGAGGTGGCGTGTTCAAGAAACGTCTCGGCAGGAATCTGTTTCGATCTCTCATCGTAGCTAAAGGTCGCCAGTATTGGATCTATACCTATCTCTTTGCCAAGAAAGACCGCGCCAACATCGACGAAGACGAACTCAGGAGTTTCAAGGCTTTAGCCGAACTTTATGCCCGTAAGACCGACAAGGATCTAACCCGCGAACTGCAGCTTCAAGAACTTGTGGAGATATGCCAGTGA
- a CDS encoding helix-turn-helix domain-containing protein encodes MPVKAKQKYKSDAFEAIHSAVDGMYKAGTIDKETMRSFDESCLTVPSTIEPEQIKQIRENQQVSQPVFARYLNTSESTIEKWEAGVKRPSGMAIKLLMIVQKHGLKMLS; translated from the coding sequence ATGCCAGTGAAAGCCAAGCAGAAGTACAAGAGCGATGCCTTCGAAGCAATACACAGCGCTGTCGATGGCATGTACAAGGCCGGAACCATCGATAAAGAAACGATGCGGAGCTTCGACGAGTCCTGTCTCACCGTGCCCAGCACCATCGAACCGGAGCAAATCAAGCAGATCCGGGAGAACCAGCAGGTCAGCCAGCCAGTCTTTGCCCGCTATCTCAACACCAGCGAGTCCACCATCGAGAAGTGGGAAGCTGGAGTCAAGCGACCCAGCGGCATGGCCATCAAGCTCCTCATGATCGTGCAGAAACACGGTCTGAAGATGCTGAGCTAA
- a CDS encoding glycoside hydrolase family 35 protein, which yields MTFRAAALATAAVLATALACAPAQTTSQTPHTFTTGPDTFLLDGKPFLIHAGEMHYPRVPRAYWRDRMRKMKAMGLNTLTTYVFWNEHETAPGTYDFTGDNDLAEYLKEAQQEGLYVILRPGPYVCAEWEFAGYPAWLLKDHDIVVRSSDPKYMEPVNKWFAHLGPIVHPFLLSQGGPILAVQIENEYGSFGDDHAYMEQMRQLLIATGMGDGLLYTADGPDVFAKGTLPNIPAVVNFGPGDAAKAFPALAAFRPNGPLMSGEYWDGWFDHWGDKHQHRSNKVQLGEIGMMLDKGYSFNLYMAEGGTSFGWMNGSNSDGKNFEPDTTSYDYDSAIDERGGLRPKFFAIRDLIAKSTGVTPPAPPAEIPATTYPVRTITESASLWANLPKLIKSDKPLSMEDIGQSYGYILYTTPLTASQSGTLTLDALHDYAQVYLDHKLIGILDRRISQSSLELPPHPAGELQILVENTGRVNYTTVIRTERKGITKSVTLAGTELHNFQIYPLPMQDTTKLKYTTKPCEGPCFYRTHLTTTGDLRDTYINTTQMTKGFVWVNGRPLGRAWSIGPQGALYLPAPWLHAGENEITLFELQSSTNPDQLGTVDHPIYFEPTPPSATASTKQ from the coding sequence ATGACGTTTCGCGCAGCAGCCCTGGCCACAGCAGCCGTCCTCGCAACAGCCCTCGCCTGCGCGCCCGCCCAAACGACGTCCCAGACTCCCCACACCTTCACCACCGGCCCCGACACCTTCCTCCTCGACGGCAAACCCTTCCTCATCCACGCCGGCGAGATGCACTACCCGCGCGTCCCTCGAGCCTACTGGCGCGACCGCATGCGCAAGATGAAGGCCATGGGCCTCAACACCCTCACCACCTACGTCTTCTGGAACGAGCACGAAACCGCCCCCGGCACATACGACTTCACCGGCGACAACGACCTCGCCGAGTACCTGAAAGAAGCCCAGCAGGAAGGCCTCTACGTCATCCTCCGCCCCGGCCCCTACGTCTGCGCCGAGTGGGAGTTCGCCGGCTATCCCGCCTGGCTCCTGAAAGACCACGACATCGTAGTCCGCTCCTCTGACCCTAAATACATGGAGCCAGTGAATAAGTGGTTCGCCCACCTCGGCCCGATCGTCCACCCCTTCCTCCTCTCGCAGGGTGGACCCATCCTCGCCGTCCAGATCGAAAACGAGTACGGCTCCTTCGGAGACGACCACGCCTACATGGAGCAGATGCGCCAGCTCTTGATCGCCACCGGCATGGGCGACGGCCTTCTCTACACCGCCGACGGTCCCGACGTCTTCGCCAAAGGCACCCTCCCCAACATCCCCGCCGTCGTCAACTTCGGCCCCGGCGACGCCGCCAAGGCCTTCCCCGCCCTCGCCGCCTTCCGCCCCAACGGCCCCCTCATGAGCGGCGAGTACTGGGACGGGTGGTTCGATCACTGGGGCGACAAGCACCAGCACCGCTCCAACAAGGTCCAGCTCGGCGAGATCGGCATGATGCTCGACAAGGGCTACAGCTTCAACCTCTACATGGCCGAGGGTGGCACCAGCTTCGGCTGGATGAACGGCTCCAACTCCGACGGCAAAAACTTCGAACCCGACACCACAAGTTACGACTACGACTCCGCCATCGACGAACGTGGCGGTCTCCGCCCCAAGTTCTTCGCCATCCGCGACCTCATCGCTAAATCCACCGGCGTCACCCCGCCCGCGCCACCCGCCGAGATCCCTGCCACCACTTACCCCGTCCGCACCATCACCGAGTCCGCCTCCCTCTGGGCCAACCTCCCCAAGCTGATCAAGTCTGACAAGCCCCTCTCGATGGAAGACATCGGCCAGTCCTACGGCTACATCCTGTACACCACGCCTCTGACGGCCTCGCAGTCCGGAACCCTCACACTCGACGCCCTCCACGACTACGCCCAGGTCTATCTCGATCACAAGCTCATCGGCATCCTCGACCGCCGCATCAGCCAGTCCAGCCTCGAGCTTCCCCCGCACCCTGCCGGAGAGCTCCAGATCCTGGTCGAAAACACCGGACGCGTGAACTACACAACCGTCATCCGCACCGAGCGCAAAGGCATCACCAAGTCCGTCACCCTCGCCGGAACCGAGCTGCACAACTTCCAGATCTACCCGCTGCCAATGCAGGACACCACCAAGCTCAAGTACACGACCAAGCCCTGCGAAGGCCCATGCTTCTACCGCACCCACCTCACCACCACCGGCGACCTCCGCGACACATATATCAACACCACCCAGATGACCAAGGGCTTCGTCTGGGTCAACGGTCGTCCCCTCGGACGCGCCTGGAGCATCGGCCCACAGGGCGCGCTCTACCTCCCCGCCCCGTGGCTGCACGCCGGTGAAAACGAGATCACCCTCTTCGAGCTCCAGTCTTCGACAAACCCAGACCAACTCGGCACCGTAGACCACCCCATCTACTTCGAACCCACACCTCCCTCAGCAACGGCGAGCACGAAGCAGTAA
- the tgt gene encoding tRNA guanosine(34) transglycosylase Tgt encodes MSLTFNIQNTTPEGGRRATLNLPHGPVETPVFMPVGTVASVKAVPQDILETNGAQGKGAQIILANTYHLYLRPGHELVRRMGGVHKFMSWNRPMLTDSGGFQVFSLKGLRKITPEGVEFRSHLDGSKHFFSPEHSISVQIALGADIIMAFDECVETPATWERTRESMGLTHAWAARSKDYFEAHKHEVPWHEAKSGATQNLFGIVQGGMYADLRRESAERLVEIGFPGYAIGGLAVGEPREVTREMIARTLEHLPADKPRYVMGVGYPDEIEEYARMGVDMMDCVLPTRAGRHGLLFARNPETGLIERMNIKKKEYAEDQGPIDPACTCQVCARYTRAYLRHLYSAQEPLSAVLNSIHNLAFYLDTMDRVRAACNSGN; translated from the coding sequence ATGAGCCTGACTTTCAACATTCAAAACACCACCCCCGAAGGGGGTCGGCGCGCGACTCTAAATCTCCCGCACGGCCCCGTCGAAACCCCCGTCTTCATGCCCGTCGGAACCGTAGCCTCGGTCAAGGCGGTCCCCCAGGACATCCTCGAAACCAACGGAGCCCAGGGCAAGGGCGCCCAGATCATCCTCGCCAACACCTATCACCTCTACCTCCGCCCTGGCCACGAGTTGGTCCGGCGCATGGGTGGCGTCCACAAATTCATGAGCTGGAACCGCCCCATGCTCACCGACTCCGGCGGATTCCAGGTCTTCTCGCTCAAAGGCCTCCGCAAGATCACCCCCGAAGGCGTCGAGTTCCGCTCCCACCTCGACGGCAGCAAGCACTTCTTCTCCCCCGAACACTCGATCTCCGTCCAGATCGCCCTCGGCGCCGACATCATCATGGCCTTCGACGAGTGCGTAGAAACCCCGGCAACCTGGGAACGCACCCGCGAATCCATGGGACTCACCCACGCCTGGGCCGCCCGCTCCAAGGACTACTTCGAAGCCCACAAGCACGAAGTCCCGTGGCACGAAGCCAAATCGGGCGCCACCCAGAACCTCTTCGGCATCGTCCAGGGCGGAATGTACGCCGATCTCCGCCGCGAATCCGCCGAGCGCCTCGTCGAAATCGGCTTCCCCGGTTACGCCATAGGAGGCCTCGCCGTAGGCGAACCCCGCGAAGTAACGCGCGAGATGATCGCCCGCACCCTCGAGCACCTCCCCGCCGATAAGCCCCGCTACGTTATGGGCGTCGGCTATCCTGACGAGATCGAGGAATACGCCCGCATGGGCGTCGACATGATGGACTGCGTCCTCCCCACCCGCGCCGGCCGCCACGGCCTCCTCTTCGCCCGCAATCCCGAAACCGGGCTCATCGAACGGATGAACATCAAGAAAAAGGAGTACGCCGAGGATCAGGGCCCCATCGACCCAGCCTGCACCTGCCAGGTCTGCGCCCGCTACACCCGCGCCTACCTTCGCCACCTTTACTCCGCCCAGGAACCCCTAAGCGCCGTCCTCAACTCGATCCACAACCTCGCGTTCTACCTCGACACCATGGACCGCGTCCGAGCCGCCTGCAACAGCGGAAATTAG
- a CDS encoding D-sedoheptulose-7-phosphate isomerase — translation MERVRADDTLLEAVVRASTVTAEAMMAGRKLLVAGNGGSAADAQHLVAEFVSRLTVNRPALRAIALTTDTSILTAIGNDFEYHNVFERQIEALGQTGDVFLGISTSGNSKNIVKALELAREKGITTIGYSGNGGGQMAALCDINVIIPSSTTMNIQESHLALEHIFCIMVELCCFGPDFGGYAKALGL, via the coding sequence ATGGAGAGAGTCAGGGCGGACGATACCTTACTGGAAGCAGTCGTCCGCGCCAGTACGGTCACAGCGGAAGCCATGATGGCTGGCCGCAAGCTACTGGTTGCGGGAAACGGTGGATCGGCCGCTGACGCACAGCATCTCGTTGCTGAATTTGTGTCCAGGCTTACCGTCAATCGCCCGGCGTTACGCGCAATTGCCCTGACGACGGACACCTCGATCCTGACTGCAATCGGTAATGATTTCGAGTATCACAATGTCTTTGAGCGCCAGATCGAAGCCCTTGGGCAGACGGGAGACGTCTTTTTAGGCATTTCGACGTCGGGCAATTCCAAGAACATTGTTAAAGCCCTCGAACTGGCACGTGAAAAGGGAATCACAACGATCGGGTACTCCGGGAATGGTGGCGGTCAGATGGCAGCGCTCTGCGACATCAATGTCATCATCCCGTCCAGCACAACCATGAATATCCAGGAGTCGCATTTAGCGCTGGAGCACATCTTCTGCATCATGGTGGAGCTCTGCTGCTTCGGTCCCGACTTCGGAGGATATGCCAAGGCACTCGGCCTCTAA
- the hldE gene encoding bifunctional D-glycero-beta-D-manno-heptose-7-phosphate kinase/D-glycero-beta-D-manno-heptose 1-phosphate adenylyltransferase HldE, with product MMTEISAILNMLEGGFSQFRVLVVGDLMLDRYILGEVERISPEAPVPVIRHAERYERPGGAANVAMNLAGLGCKTFLAGLWGDDSDQAELAKLMESAEIDTTGVLKGSLPTISKTRIIGRTQQLLRLDIESRDKPAPIDLERLRERAVALTSRMHAVVLSDYAKGALTGEICHAVIAAARAAGIPVLVDPKTSDFSKYAGATTVCPNLNELSMATGVPAYETTQLIAAGEKLLDPHQIDFLTVTMSEKGIRILSPGASYHSPARVRQVFDVSGAGDTVIATLAACLASGLQRETAVDLANVAAGIVVGKLGTVPIAHHELIAALTPSSGTASGEKILDFDRVQLRAAEWRAAGETIVFTNGCFDLLHVGHITLLEHCRSFGSKLILGLNTDASVSRLKGPSRPVVGERERARVMAALAAVDAVVLFDEPTPLELIQALKPGVLVKGGDYTVASVVGHEDVLANGGRVEIVPTVEGFSTTNIIKKLTVSA from the coding sequence ATGATGACGGAAATTTCTGCCATTTTGAATATGCTGGAAGGGGGATTCAGCCAGTTTCGTGTCCTCGTGGTTGGCGACCTGATGCTCGATCGTTACATTCTTGGCGAGGTCGAGCGCATCTCTCCTGAAGCTCCAGTTCCGGTCATTCGTCATGCGGAGCGTTATGAGCGTCCAGGAGGAGCTGCGAACGTAGCGATGAATCTCGCAGGGCTTGGATGCAAGACCTTTCTGGCCGGGCTGTGGGGAGACGACAGCGATCAGGCTGAGCTTGCCAAGCTGATGGAGTCGGCGGAAATTGATACGACTGGGGTGCTCAAGGGCTCCCTGCCAACAATCTCCAAGACGCGCATCATCGGACGCACCCAGCAATTGCTTCGGCTCGACATCGAGAGCCGGGACAAGCCAGCACCGATCGACCTGGAGAGGCTCCGGGAACGCGCAGTAGCGCTCACCTCCAGGATGCATGCAGTGGTTTTGTCCGATTACGCCAAGGGTGCCTTGACCGGGGAGATCTGCCACGCGGTCATCGCCGCGGCACGGGCCGCAGGCATCCCCGTTCTGGTTGACCCAAAGACATCAGACTTCAGCAAGTATGCCGGCGCCACGACGGTTTGCCCCAACTTGAATGAACTCTCCATGGCAACAGGCGTTCCCGCGTACGAGACGACTCAATTGATTGCCGCTGGCGAGAAGCTGCTTGATCCCCACCAGATCGACTTCCTGACGGTCACCATGAGCGAAAAAGGCATTCGAATCCTCAGTCCCGGTGCCAGCTACCACTCCCCTGCTCGAGTACGCCAGGTCTTTGACGTCTCGGGTGCCGGAGATACGGTCATTGCGACACTGGCGGCTTGCCTTGCCAGCGGCCTGCAGCGTGAGACCGCGGTCGATCTTGCGAATGTGGCCGCGGGGATCGTTGTCGGCAAGCTGGGGACAGTCCCGATCGCTCATCATGAGCTGATCGCCGCGCTCACGCCAAGCTCCGGGACAGCCTCCGGCGAAAAGATCCTCGACTTCGATCGGGTCCAGCTCCGCGCGGCTGAGTGGCGCGCGGCAGGAGAGACGATCGTCTTCACCAACGGCTGTTTCGATCTTCTGCACGTCGGTCACATCACGCTCCTCGAACACTGCCGCAGCTTCGGCTCGAAGCTGATTCTCGGCCTCAACACCGATGCGTCTGTCAGTCGGCTCAAAGGGCCCAGCCGGCCCGTCGTCGGTGAGCGGGAACGTGCCCGTGTCATGGCCGCGCTGGCTGCGGTCGACGCCGTCGTTCTCTTTGATGAACCCACGCCTCTCGAGCTCATTCAAGCCCTGAAGCCAGGTGTGCTCGTCAAAGGTGGGGACTACACGGTTGCATCCGTCGTCGGCCACGAAGACGTTTTGGCAAATGGAGGGCGGGTCGAGATCGTGCCAACTGTCGAGGGATTCTCCACAACCAACATCATCAAGAAGCTAACTGTTTCCGCGTGA
- a CDS encoding heme-degrading domain-containing protein: MPPTPEQDAVQILLQEKTLTLPEFTAETAWVLGTMLRAKAIERRHTLVIDIRRFGRPVQPLFYTALPGTTGDHARWVRRKSNTVARWQRSSYAIGLKMAGLGQTIAERYALPAAEYTTDGGSFPINVPSAGGVIGAITLSGLASREDHELAVEVLCEHLGIAYSDLRLK, from the coding sequence ATGCCGCCTACACCGGAACAAGACGCTGTCCAGATTCTTCTTCAAGAAAAAACATTGACGCTGCCGGAGTTTACGGCGGAGACCGCATGGGTGCTCGGCACGATGCTGCGGGCGAAGGCGATCGAGCGGAGGCACACGCTGGTGATCGATATACGGCGGTTTGGGCGGCCGGTGCAGCCTCTCTTTTATACGGCGCTGCCGGGAACTACGGGCGATCACGCGCGGTGGGTGCGGCGGAAGTCGAATACCGTGGCTCGGTGGCAGCGGAGTTCGTACGCGATCGGACTGAAGATGGCCGGGCTTGGGCAGACGATCGCGGAACGGTATGCGCTGCCGGCGGCGGAGTACACGACAGATGGCGGATCGTTTCCGATCAACGTACCGAGCGCGGGTGGGGTGATTGGGGCGATCACCCTTTCGGGGCTTGCGTCGCGCGAGGATCATGAGCTGGCGGTCGAGGTGCTGTGTGAGCACCTCGGGATCGCCTATTCAGATCTAAGGCTGAAGTAG
- a CDS encoding 5' nucleotidase, NT5C type — protein sequence MACFRLPAVRSLGYCEGVSSLKRIAIDMDEVMADAVTEHLARYNQDHNERITKDDLQGKWLWDVVSVDRHAALESYLRSDDFFDVLHVMPEAQRVIEALQSRYDVFIATAAMEVPTSFMSKYRWLAKHFPFIPASHIVFCGNKSILRADYLIDDNPRQLKRFEGEGIIYTSPHNIHVNGYRRVNDWLDVEKMFLG from the coding sequence ATGGCGTGCTTCCGGCTGCCAGCGGTGAGGAGTCTGGGGTATTGTGAGGGTGTGAGTTCCTTGAAGAGGATTGCGATTGATATGGATGAGGTGATGGCGGACGCTGTCACGGAACACCTTGCGCGGTATAACCAGGATCATAACGAGCGGATCACCAAGGACGACCTGCAAGGGAAGTGGCTTTGGGATGTGGTCTCGGTGGACCGGCATGCGGCGCTTGAATCGTATTTGCGATCGGATGACTTCTTCGATGTACTGCATGTGATGCCGGAGGCGCAACGGGTGATCGAGGCGCTGCAGAGCAGGTACGACGTCTTCATCGCCACGGCAGCGATGGAGGTGCCAACATCCTTTATGTCGAAATATCGTTGGCTGGCGAAGCACTTCCCGTTTATTCCGGCGTCGCATATTGTGTTCTGCGGGAATAAGAGCATTCTTCGGGCGGACTACCTGATCGACGACAATCCGCGGCAGTTGAAGCGGTTTGAGGGTGAGGGGATTATCTACACGTCGCCGCACAACATCCATGTGAACGGCTACCGGCGAGTCAATGACTGGCTGGATGTTGAGAAGATGTTTCTGGGATAG
- a CDS encoding zinc ribbon domain-containing protein produces the protein MHPDLEKLIVLQRHDLEAKRLREEMVALPKHVAGLTAKLAALEGQRAVVVDLLAKEEALRRRQESDVKDFRLKIEKGRKKIDAATTAAMVTAFEHEIQFAEKEISKLEDAELESMLRTEEMEAQRKVADGAIADAKATLTRERTRAVETIDKDKLLLAEVEGLRGALRPEIGEATLANYDRIAKGKGTGLAEALNQKCTACQMMLRPQRWNDIRDRGNSDEMMTCETCGRLLFYDPARDAPQRKTVAVESIAAQIIRSL, from the coding sequence ATGCATCCGGATCTTGAGAAGTTGATTGTGCTGCAGAGGCATGACCTTGAGGCGAAGCGCCTGCGTGAAGAGATGGTGGCTCTGCCGAAGCATGTGGCGGGGTTGACGGCGAAGCTGGCGGCGTTGGAAGGGCAGAGGGCGGTGGTGGTCGACCTGCTGGCGAAAGAAGAGGCACTGCGGCGGAGGCAGGAATCGGATGTGAAGGACTTCCGGCTGAAGATCGAGAAGGGCAGGAAGAAGATCGATGCGGCGACGACGGCGGCGATGGTGACGGCGTTCGAGCATGAGATCCAATTTGCCGAGAAGGAGATCTCGAAGCTCGAAGACGCGGAACTTGAGAGCATGCTGCGGACCGAGGAGATGGAGGCGCAGCGGAAGGTCGCGGATGGGGCAATCGCCGATGCGAAGGCGACGCTGACGCGGGAACGGACGCGGGCGGTGGAGACGATCGACAAGGATAAGTTGCTGCTGGCGGAGGTTGAGGGTCTGCGGGGTGCGTTGCGTCCTGAGATCGGCGAGGCGACGCTGGCGAATTATGACCGGATCGCGAAGGGCAAGGGGACAGGGTTGGCGGAGGCGTTGAACCAGAAGTGCACGGCCTGCCAGATGATGCTGCGTCCGCAGAGGTGGAACGATATCCGGGATCGCGGGAATAGCGACGAGATGATGACGTGCGAGACGTGCGGGAGGTTGCTGTTCTATGACCCGGCGCGGGATGCTCCGCAGCGGAAGACGGTTGCGGTGGAGAGTATCGCGGCCCAGATTATTCGATCGCTGTAA
- a CDS encoding STAS domain-containing protein has product MIQAETAVVTLTGLLTLGTNLKTADQQVQTALEQGAKNLVLDLTSVAYSDSAGLGMLVHTYGLVKSRGGLLRLCGVGPRVLAMLKLTTTDRFLMIDSDRTASLTALGIES; this is encoded by the coding sequence ATGATCCAAGCCGAGACAGCAGTCGTCACGTTGACGGGTCTTCTCACGCTTGGCACAAATCTGAAAACGGCGGATCAGCAGGTGCAGACAGCTCTTGAGCAAGGAGCGAAGAACCTGGTGCTGGATCTGACGTCGGTGGCGTATTCGGATTCGGCTGGGCTTGGCATGCTGGTGCATACCTACGGTCTGGTAAAGAGCAGAGGTGGACTGCTCAGGCTTTGCGGCGTGGGGCCGCGGGTTCTGGCGATGCTGAAGCTGACGACGACGGATCGGTTTTTGATGATCGATTCGGATCGGACGGCTAGTCTGACGGCTCTGGGTATCGAGAGCTGA